One region of Oryza sativa Japonica Group chromosome 10, ASM3414082v1 genomic DNA includes:
- the LOC4347971 gene encoding protein NRT1/ PTR FAMILY 8.3 translates to MAAIEEERPLLPLQSQDVGSEYTRDGSVDINKEPALKHSTGNWRACFLILGVEFCENMTYFVISRNLVTFLTTVLHESKVDAARNVSAWVGACFLTPVVGAFLADTYWGRYWTIVVFLPVYITGMLIVTVSASLPMFLTSSEHGNVHRSVVYLGLYLAALGSGAMKPCTSSFGADQFDSTDLEELPKKASFFSWSFYMTTVSTLLSSTVLVWLQDNVGWGVGCAIPTVFMIISFPVFIAGSRVYRFRNLGFSPLKSLCQVIVAAVRKCHLQLPENKSLLYEPSNSSSTTEASHKIQPTNQFRFLDKAAIVLPPSDETCIKPMSSWSLCTVTQVEELKMLLRMFPTWASFVIFFAVNGQMSSTFIEQGMAMDNHVGSFAIPPASLTIIAVLSVLVLVPVYEIISVPLVKHFTGQDKGFSHAQRIGIGLSLSMIMMVYAALLEMKRLAIVQSSGLADHNVAAPMSILWQTPAYFLQGVSEIFSCIGMSQFFYDQAPDSMKSVCAALGQLAIASGAYFNTFVLGAVAVITTSSGAPGWIPDNLNEGHLDYFFWMMATLSLLNLAMFVYSSTRHRENTAS, encoded by the exons ATGGCCGCCATAGAAGAGGAGAGGCCTCTGCTTCCTCTCCAATCTCAG GATGTAGGTTCAGAATACACAAGGGATGGTTCAGTTGACATCAACAAGGAGCCAGCCCTGAAGCACAGCACAGGGAACTGGAGGGCGTGCTTCTTGATTTTAG GTGTTGAATTTTGTGAAAACATGACCTACTTTGTAATCTCGAGGAATCTAGTCACATTCCTCACCACTGTGCTCCACGAAAGCAAGGTCGATGCTGCCAGAAATGTCTCTGCCTGGGTTGGAGCTTGCTTCCTCACACCGGTTGTTGGTGCCTTTCTGGCAGACACTTATTGGGGCAGATACTGGACAATTGTTGTTTTCCTCCCGGTGTACATCACT GGAATGCTCATCGTGACAGTTTCAGCATCACTTCCAATGTTCTTGACATCTTCTGAACATGGCAATGTTCATCGTTCCGTAGTGTATCTAGGGCTCTATCTTGCTGCCCTTGGGAGTGGTGCAATGAAACCATGCACTTCATCCTTTGGGGCCGACCAGTTTGATAGCACTGATCTGGAGGAGTTACCGAAGAAGGCCTCCTTCTTCAGTTGGTCCTTCTACATGACTACTGTCAGCACCTTGCTGTCAAGCACAGTGCTTGTTTGGTTGCAAGACAATGTTGGATGGGGGGTGGGTTGCGCAATCCCGACTGTGTTCATGATCATCAGTTTCCCTGTATTCATTGCCGGCTCAAGAGTTTACAGGTTTAGGAACCTGGGATTTAGCCCCCTCAAGAGCCTCTGTCAGGTGATTGTTGCAGCTGTTAGGAAGTGCCATCTGCAATTGCCAGAAAATAAGTCACTTTTATATGAGCCATCCAATTCATCTTCAACAACTGAAGCAAGTCATAAAATTCAGCCCACCAATCAATTCAG GTTCCTTGACAAGGCAGCCATTGTACTGCCCCCATCAGACGAAACGTGCATCAAGCCCATGAGCTCATGGTCGCTCTGCACAGTGACACAAGTTGAGGAGCTGAAGATGCTGCTGCGGATGTTCCCCACCTGGGCATCTTTCGTGATCTTTTTCGCGGTCAATGGGCAGATGTCCTCAACGTTCATTGAGCAGGGAATGGCCATGGACAACCATGTTGGTTCATTTGCAATCCCACCTGCATCCCTCACCATCATCGCCGTGCTCAGCGTCCTTGTCTTGGTTCCTGTGTATGAGATCATATCAGTGCCACTGGTGAAGCATTTCACCGGACAGGACAAAGGCTTCTCACATGCGCAGCGCATCGGAATCGGCCTTTCACTGTCCATGATCATGATGGTGTACGCAGCATTGCTCGAGATGAAGCGGCTGGCAATCGTGCAATCAAGTGGCTTAGCAGACCACAATGTAGCTGCTCCAATGAGTATCCTGTGGCAGACACCAGCATACTTTCTGCAAGGGGTTTCAGAGATTTTCAGCTGCATCGGTATGTCACAGTTCTTCTATGACCAGGCGCCAGACAGCATGAAGAGCGTTTGCGCAGCGCTTGGGCAGCTCGCAATCGCTTCAGGAGCTTACTTCAACACGTTCGTGCTTGGCGCTGTCGCAGTGATCACGACGAGCAGTGGAGCACCTGGGTGGATTCCGGATAATCTGAATGAGGGCCATCTGGACTATTTCTTCTGGATGATGGCCACCCTTAGCTTACTTAATCTTGCCATGTTTGTGTATTCTTCCACGAGGCACAGAGAGAACACAGCTTCATGA
- the LOC4347972 gene encoding uncharacterized protein: MVRPPLALQIWRVSFLLPPRRAAASTGAREAPAANPAARGPQAANPVAGEARASDLSARQQREVLGRREWRGRRIQRGEGAGFGRRWWSRARASARAWASAGGDDGGGGGLAGGLRRAATTATARRPRRRPWAALSGSSTTATWLPHRWQPVVVLGL, from the coding sequence ATGGTGCGGCCTCCCCTTGCCCTCCAGATCTGGCGAGtctccttcctccttcctcctcgtcgagctGCCGCATCGACCGGCGCGAGAGAGGCGCCGGCGGCAAATCCGGCCGCCAGAGGGCCGCAGGCGGCAAATCCGGTCGCGGGAGAGGCGCGGGCGTCGGATCTGTCCGCCAGACAGCAGCGGGAAGTGCTCGGGCGGCGGGAGTGGCGCGGACGACGGATTCAACGTGGTGAGGGTGCGGGCTTCGGCAGGCGGTGGTGGTCGCGTGCACGCGCTTCGGCTCGGGCGTGGGCTTCGGCGggtggcgacgatggcggcggcggtggtctcGCGGGCGGGCTTCGGCGGGCAGCGACAACAGCGACCGcgcggcgaccacgacggcggcccTGGGCTGCCTTGAGCGGGAGCTCGACGACGGCAACTTGGCTCCCTCACCGATGGCAACCTGTTGTTGTTTTGGGATTGTGA
- the LOC107276375 gene encoding wall-associated receptor kinase 2: MAFWLIAAGGLLLLLRFAFAADGITGCPDRCGDVDIPYPFGIGPNCSRGDGFDIACNTTNSTGVLVPTLAAARRHAIQVQKLTVFPRPEVKVMLPVAYTCYNSGGNVTRQFDGDVELNNEGVYRISDERNMFVVIGCNTVAWNQHGDSGGKGLYRNLYYAGCVTYCSDSRSAMDGKCAGVGCCHVDIPPELTDNVVYFEQWPRGEQVDFSPCDYAFLVDKEEYRFRRSDLKMELNRRMPVWLDWAIRDRRGNDSSVASCPAPEVEKKKPAGYACVSANSECVNSTNGPGYYCNCSNGYEGNPYDNDGCQDINECDPSNKDKYPCYGVCKNIVGDYECSCHTGYQPSGGGPKKQECNPKFPVAAQLALGVSLGFSFLVVVVLFTLMMLQRRKMNEYFKKNGGSILQNVDNIVIFSKDEMKKILKNNSEVIGQGGFGKVYKGRLKDNTLVAVTTSIEVTEAQKEDFTNEVIIQSRMMHNNIIKLLGCCLEMDVPMLVYEFAANGSLKDILHSDASHLVPLTLDLRLDIAIESAEGLRYMHSSISHTIRHGDVKPANILLTDKFVAKISDFGTSKLLTVDKEFTMVVAGSMGYIDPVFYMTGHLTQKSDVFSFGVVLLELISRRQTIYGKNRSLIIEFQEAYDQANSGRLLFDKDIAIEEDVLILEEIGRLAMECLNEKIDERPDMKEVVARLMMLRRSRKLKQENYNISRQQFFEENSIDELPKSFDDNSSSSSAELLSNLATKNSLTYRSTTGRD; encoded by the exons ATGGCGTTCTGGCTAATTGCCGCCGGCGGCCTGCTGCTTCTTCTCCGTTTCGCTTTCGCCGCCGACGGAATCACCGGCTGCCCGGATAGGTGCGGCGACGTCGATATCCCTTATCCATTCGGCATCGGCCCCAACTGCTCCCGCGGGGACGGCTTCGACATCGCCTGCAACACCACCAACAGCACCGGTGTCCTAGtgcccaccctcgccgccgcccgccgccatgCCATCCAGGTCCAGAAGCTGACGGTGTTCCCGCGGCCGGAGGTGAAGGTGATGCTGCCGGTGGCGTACACGTGCTACAACTCCGGCGGCAACGTCACCAGGCAGTTCGACGGCGACGTGGAGCTCAACAACGAGGGCGTGTACCGCATCTCCGACGAGCGCAACATGTTCGTCGTCATCGGCTGCAACACCGTGGCGTGGAACCAGCACGGGGACAGCGGTGGCAAAGGCCTCTACCGCAACCTCTACTACGCCGGCTGTGTCACCTACTGCAGCGACTCGCGGAGCGCCATGGACGGCAAGTGCGCCGGCGTCGGCTGCTGCCACGTCGACATCCCGCCGGAGCTCACCGACAACGTCGTCTACTTCGAGCAATGGCCGCGCGGCGAACAGGTGGACTTCAGCCCCTGCGACTATGCCTTCCTCGTCGACAAGGAGGAGTACCGATTCCGGAGGTCGGATCTCAAAATGGAGTTGAACCGGAGGATGCCGGTGTGGCTAGACTGGGCCATCCGTGACCGCCGCGGCAACGACTCCTCCGTGGCGTCCTGCCCGGcgccggaggtggagaagaagaagccggCCGGGTATGCCTGTGTGAGCGCCAACAGCGAGTGCGTCAACTCCACCAATGGCCCGGGATACTACTGCAATTGCAGCAATGGTTACGAGGGTAATCCCTACGACAACGATGGATGCCAGG ATATCAACGAGTGCGATCCATCCAACAAGGACAAGTACCCCTGCTATGGGGTTTGCAAGAACATTGTAGGAGATTACGAATGCAGCTGTCATACTGGTTACCAGCCAAGTGGTGGTGGTCCAAAGAAACAGGAGTGCAATCCAAAGTTTCCAGTTGCAGCACAGCTTGCCCTTG GTGTCAGTTTGGGATTTTCCTTCCTGGTTGTTGTTGTTCTTTTCACACTAATGATGCTTCAAAGGAGAAAAATGAACGAATATTTCAAAAAGAATGGTGGTTCAATACTACAGAATGTGGACAATATTGTGATTTTCTCCAAAGATGAGAtgaagaaaatcctaaaaaacAATTCAGAAGTTATTGGTCAAGGAGGCTTTGGTAAGGTCTACAAAGGTAGACTTAAAGACAATACCCTGGTAGCAGTGACGACTTCAATTGAGGTAACTGAAGCTCAAAAGGAGGATTTCACAAACGAAGTTATCATACAATCGCGAATGATGCACAATAACATTATCAAGCTATTGGGCTGTTGTTTGGAGATGGATGTTCCAATGTTGGTATATGAGTTTGCCGCTAATGGTAGCCTAAAAGACATTCTCCATAGTGATGCCAGTCACCTAGTCCCTCTCACACTAGATCTACGCCTAGACATTGCAATTGAATCTGCAGAAGGTCTAAGATACATGCACTCGTCCATAAGTCATACCATACGGCATGGTGATGTTAAGCCCGCCAACATACTTCTAACTGACAAGTTTGTTGCAAAGATCTCCGACTTTGGGACATCCAAGCTTCTTACTGTAGACAAAGAATTCACCATGGTTGTGGCAGGAAGCATGGGGTACATAGACCCAGTGTTCTATATGACTGGTCACTTAACACAAAAAAGTGATGTGTTTAGTTTTGGAGTTGTATTGCTGGAGCTCATCAGCAGAAGGCAAACAATATATGGCAAGAACCGCAGCCTCATTATTGAGTTCCAAGAGGCATATGATCAAGCAAATAGTGGGAGGTTATTGTTCGACAAGGATATTGCCATCGAGGAAGATGTCTTAATCCTAGAAGAAATTGGTAGGTTAGCGATGGAATGTTTAAACGAAAAGATTGACGAGCGTCCTGATATGAAGGAGGTAGTGGCACGACTTATGATGCTGCGAAGATCTAGGAAGCTTAAACAAGAAAACTACAACATAAGTCGTCAACAGTTCTTTGAGGAGAATAGTATAGATGAACTCCCTAAGAGCTTTGATGACAACAGCTCAAGTAGCAGTGCAGAGCTTTTATCCAATCTAGCCACAAAGAACTCTCTAACCTATAGATCGACGACTGGAAGAGATTAG
- the LOC4347973 gene encoding cell number regulator 10: MYPPDPSKSGESSAAAPEPVTGIPVGMFYPAPPMERVVSCRMAPAAGGAWTTALCDCADDCNTCCMACWCPCIPVGQIAEIVDRGSSSCALNAVLYCLVFHVSAGMCQWVYSCAYRARLRAAYDLPETPCSDCLVTFCCQTCSIAQMHRELKNRGHDPNLGWEVNSRRTMMTPPQHQAMEGMTTPS; the protein is encoded by the exons ATGTATCCCCCTGATCCGTCCAAGTCCGGcgagtcgtcggcggcggcgccggagccggtGACCGGGATCCCCGTCGGCATGTTCTACCCTGCTCCGCCGATGGAGCGTGTGGTGTCGTGCCgcatggcgccggcggctggAGGGGCGTGGACCACCGCCCTCTGCGACTGCGCCGACGACTGCAACACCT GTTGTATGGCGTGCTGGTGCCCGTGCATCCCTGTCGGCCAGATCGCAGAAATCGTCGACAGGGGCTCATCAT CGTGCGCGTTGAACGCGGTGCTGTACTGCCTGGTGTTCCACGTGTCGGCGGGGATGTGCCAGTGGGTGTACTCGTGCGCCTACCGCGCTCGCCTCCGGGCGGCGTACGACCTGCCGGAGACGCCCTGCTCCGACTGCCTCGTCACCTTCTGCTGCCAGACCTGCTCCATCGCACAGATGCACCGTGAGCTCAAGAACCGCGGCCACGACCCTAACCTTG GATGGGAGGTGAACTCGCGGAGGACGATGATGACTCCTCCCCAACACCAAGCGATGGAAGGAATGACAACTCCCTCATAA